The following are encoded together in the Paludisphaera mucosa genome:
- a CDS encoding Tex-like N-terminal domain-containing protein — translation MDNPIQVDLGRIAQDLQIRRVQVESVVHLLDEGNTVAFITRYRKERTGNLNEVVIREIQVRIQRLRDLAERKETILKAIDKQGKLTPELDVAIRSAENLKRLEDLYLPFKAKKRTKASEARERGLEPLAARIWNRDETLTDLPAAAAEFVDAEKGVDSPEKALEGVRHILAEAISEMAAVREAVRKAVWKTGKLVTTKGEVPEGQGLEYRDYFDYSEPVAQVPPHRVLAINRGDKEGPLKVKLEVSRPDLESAFFGQLPLEGHPQADAFHAAAVDALERLILPSMEREVRHDLTEAAEKHAVDVFARNLRSLLLQPPIPKQVVLAIDPGLRSGCKVAVLDPNGNLLEQGIVYPHAPQGRRSEAKVFIKDLVGKYQVGVVAIGNGTACRETEELVAEIIAEGHEFSTNPEARAAAEAAVAAAASRPVAEPQHEAPAESGDDEAPSEHDDEAPAEETPQVDETLQVDETPQVDETSYSEAESPAVDEHQAHPHDLQEEAMTAEAPAADPGPYIVPDDAEDEDEADDGVAAPHDLQSEELPPISGGAPESTSPETQAGEEVHEGANNHPAHPTADASHEAPPSPAHEAPESPVAEAAPAAEAHAHAPEAAADAPAGETPAEVPAGDVVVEHQAVPVPAEGGESAATPTPTSSRHEGDRHRGEGQGRRGKSRGSRSRNQPPPPQTPPAPHAADAQLAQLAYVIVNEAGASVYSASPIGREELPEFDATLRSAISIGRRLQDPLSELVKIEPQNIGVGLYQHDVSPKQLKDSLDAVIASCVNFVGVDLNTASVPLLRYVSGLNQLTARRIADRRKEKGPFANREELIEVEGVGPATFTQAAGFLKIGDGPQPLDRTWIHPESYAAASRLLEKFESAPDVVRDKEKLPELRARLAEADVPAIAQELEVGEPTLKDIIEALGRPDRDPRDDLPKPIFKKGILKLEDLTAGMELKGTVLNVVDFGAFVDIGLKDSGLVHISQLANRYIKSPHDVVSVGDVVTVWVMSVDQDRKRVSLTMVKPGTERHRGAGQGGGGGRRGEGAPQQQGQGGEGQARRGRGPRPGPSNLTNPPVGAPPIDARPEGGGDAGPRRFAGPAPSGPAQAPGQGGGYRTGSGGPSRAAIVREAAAGPARVAEAPRRRRLHPRRRRPVRRPSPRQSQRTAGRTPPGASRPPAPSPLQGRPHRQRPAPHVRPA, via the coding sequence ATGGACAACCCGATTCAGGTCGACCTGGGCCGAATCGCGCAAGACCTGCAGATCCGGCGCGTTCAGGTGGAGAGCGTCGTCCACTTGCTGGACGAGGGCAACACCGTCGCCTTCATCACGCGCTACCGGAAGGAGCGGACAGGGAACCTCAACGAGGTCGTGATCCGCGAGATCCAGGTCCGGATCCAGAGGCTGCGCGACCTCGCCGAGCGCAAGGAAACGATCCTCAAGGCGATCGACAAGCAGGGCAAGCTGACGCCGGAGCTCGACGTCGCGATCCGCTCGGCCGAGAACCTCAAGCGGCTCGAAGACCTTTACCTGCCGTTCAAGGCCAAGAAGCGGACCAAGGCGTCGGAGGCCCGCGAGCGCGGCCTCGAGCCGCTCGCCGCGCGGATCTGGAACCGCGACGAGACGCTGACCGACCTGCCCGCCGCCGCGGCCGAGTTCGTCGACGCCGAGAAGGGCGTCGACTCGCCCGAGAAGGCCCTCGAAGGCGTCCGCCACATCCTGGCCGAGGCCATCAGCGAGATGGCCGCCGTCCGCGAGGCCGTCCGCAAGGCCGTGTGGAAGACCGGCAAACTCGTGACCACCAAGGGCGAGGTCCCCGAGGGCCAGGGCCTGGAGTATCGCGACTACTTCGACTACAGCGAGCCGGTCGCCCAGGTCCCGCCCCACCGCGTCCTGGCGATCAACCGGGGGGACAAGGAAGGGCCGCTCAAGGTCAAGCTCGAGGTCTCCCGGCCCGACCTGGAATCCGCCTTCTTCGGCCAGCTCCCGCTCGAAGGCCATCCCCAGGCCGACGCCTTCCACGCCGCCGCGGTCGACGCGCTCGAGCGCCTGATCCTGCCGAGCATGGAGCGCGAGGTCCGCCACGACCTGACCGAGGCCGCCGAGAAGCACGCCGTCGACGTCTTCGCCCGCAACCTCCGCAGCCTGCTGCTGCAGCCGCCGATCCCCAAGCAGGTCGTCCTGGCGATCGACCCCGGCCTGCGCTCGGGGTGCAAGGTGGCGGTGCTCGACCCCAACGGCAACCTTTTGGAGCAGGGCATCGTCTACCCCCACGCCCCCCAGGGCCGGCGGTCGGAGGCCAAGGTCTTCATCAAGGACCTCGTGGGCAAGTACCAGGTCGGCGTCGTCGCCATCGGCAACGGCACCGCCTGCCGCGAGACCGAGGAGCTGGTGGCCGAGATCATCGCCGAGGGCCACGAGTTCAGCACCAACCCCGAGGCCCGCGCCGCCGCCGAGGCCGCCGTCGCGGCCGCCGCCTCGAGGCCCGTCGCCGAGCCCCAGCACGAGGCCCCGGCCGAGTCCGGCGACGACGAGGCCCCGTCCGAACACGACGACGAGGCCCCGGCCGAGGAGACGCCGCAAGTCGACGAGACGCTCCAGGTCGACGAGACGCCGCAGGTCGACGAGACGTCGTACTCCGAGGCCGAATCCCCGGCCGTCGACGAGCATCAGGCCCACCCGCACGACCTGCAGGAAGAGGCGATGACGGCCGAGGCGCCCGCCGCGGATCCCGGCCCCTACATCGTCCCGGACGACGCGGAAGACGAGGATGAGGCCGACGACGGCGTCGCCGCCCCGCACGACCTCCAGAGCGAGGAGCTGCCGCCGATCTCCGGCGGCGCCCCCGAGTCGACCAGCCCCGAGACGCAGGCCGGCGAGGAGGTCCACGAGGGCGCGAACAACCATCCCGCCCACCCCACGGCCGACGCCTCGCACGAAGCGCCCCCCTCCCCCGCCCACGAGGCCCCGGAATCGCCCGTCGCCGAGGCCGCGCCGGCCGCCGAGGCCCATGCGCACGCCCCCGAAGCCGCCGCCGACGCCCCCGCGGGCGAGACGCCGGCCGAGGTGCCCGCGGGCGATGTGGTCGTCGAGCATCAGGCCGTCCCCGTCCCCGCCGAAGGTGGCGAGTCGGCCGCGACGCCGACCCCGACCTCGTCCCGGCACGAGGGCGACCGCCATCGGGGCGAGGGCCAGGGCCGCCGCGGCAAGAGCCGCGGCTCGCGGTCGCGGAACCAGCCGCCGCCGCCGCAGACGCCCCCCGCGCCCCACGCGGCCGACGCCCAGCTGGCTCAGCTCGCGTACGTGATCGTCAACGAGGCCGGCGCCAGCGTCTACTCGGCGAGCCCGATCGGCCGCGAGGAGCTGCCCGAGTTCGACGCCACGCTCCGCAGCGCCATCTCGATCGGCCGTCGGCTCCAGGACCCGCTGTCCGAGCTGGTCAAGATCGAGCCCCAGAACATCGGCGTGGGCCTCTACCAGCACGACGTCAGCCCGAAGCAGCTCAAGGACTCGCTCGATGCGGTCATCGCCAGCTGCGTCAATTTCGTCGGCGTCGACCTCAACACGGCCAGCGTCCCCCTGCTCCGCTACGTCTCGGGCCTGAACCAGCTCACCGCGCGTCGGATCGCCGACCGCCGCAAGGAGAAGGGCCCGTTCGCCAACCGCGAGGAGCTGATCGAGGTCGAGGGGGTCGGGCCGGCCACGTTCACCCAGGCCGCCGGCTTCCTCAAGATCGGCGACGGACCCCAGCCGCTCGACCGCACCTGGATCCACCCCGAGAGCTACGCCGCCGCGTCCCGGCTGCTGGAGAAGTTCGAGTCGGCTCCCGACGTCGTCCGCGACAAGGAGAAGCTCCCCGAACTCCGCGCCAGGCTCGCCGAGGCCGACGTCCCCGCGATCGCCCAGGAGCTCGAGGTCGGCGAGCCGACCCTCAAGGACATCATCGAGGCCCTCGGCCGCCCCGACCGCGACCCTCGCGACGACCTGCCCAAGCCGATCTTCAAGAAGGGCATCCTCAAGCTCGAAGACCTCACGGCCGGCATGGAGTTGAAGGGGACGGTGCTCAACGTCGTCGACTTCGGCGCGTTCGTCGACATCGGCCTGAAGGACTCGGGGCTGGTGCACATCAGCCAGCTCGCCAACCGCTACATCAAGAGCCCGCACGACGTCGTCAGCGTCGGCGACGTCGTCACCGTTTGGGTGATGTCGGTCGACCAGGACCGCAAGCGGGTCTCGCTGACGATGGTCAAGCCGGGGACCGAGCGGCATCGCGGTGCCGGCCAAGGCGGCGGCGGCGGCCGTCGCGGCGAAGGGGCCCCGCAGCAGCAGGGCCAGGGCGGCGAAGGCCAGGCCCGTCGCGGCCGAGGCCCGCGTCCCGGCCCCTCGAACCTCACGAACCCGCCGGTCGGCGCCCCGCCGATCGACGCCCGGCCGGAAGGCGGCGGCGACGCCGGCCCGCGCCGGTTCGCCGGGCCCGCCCCCAGCGGCCCGGCCCAGGCCCCAGGCCAGGGCGGCGGCTATCGCACGGGAAGCGGCGGCCCCAGCAGGGCGGCTATCGTCCGGGAGGCGGCGGCGGGCCCGGCCAGGGTCGCGGAGGCCCCGCGGCGGCGGCGGCTTCACCCGCGACGGCGGCGGCCGGTTCGGCGGCCCTCGCCCCGACAATCGCAACGAACCGCCGGCCGCACCCCGCCCGGCGCGTCCCGCCCCCCCGCCCCCTCCCCTCTCCAAGGACGCCCTCACCGGCAGCGTCCCGCTCCGCACGTTCGGCCAGCTTAA
- a CDS encoding MFS transporter, protein MTQPSNEPIAGGEPSPTRADPFRDLPGPRPAPWWAWALLGFLFLANVLAAVDHWLFTALTLPLGRELELWDDQADWLETLPLIAAALWAPTLGYFADHVRRPRLLALGIAVFGLASVATALATSFEPLQRARALVGVGTATFGVVALTILMDLFPRTVRARVLAIYFLAGPVGAAAALNFGPALAVATTWHTAFLIAGAPALVLALASLALPDPVRGVSEGTPVPRLRLHEARGARGEDYVDLMVNSSFTYAVFGLTFTGFAIGGLTAWLPTFLTGVRGFTGPQATILTATIPPAAAAVGLLAGAWLADLWGRTDPRAYFLVPALAASLALPLWLATALGPARPWQFGVLFATIALLFANLGPCYAIVAAVAAPNMRGVACGSALAVSHLLGDVWSPRLMAWGAEVFGQPDAMATSFGKALATLGATPRVVGGRPAENVAAALLFAAPTLAAAGFVLLAGARHLPRESALMLANLRAAPPPAGAARVATPPGP, encoded by the coding sequence GTGACCCAGCCGAGCAACGAGCCGATCGCGGGCGGGGAGCCGTCGCCGACGCGGGCCGACCCCTTCCGGGACCTCCCCGGGCCCCGACCGGCGCCGTGGTGGGCCTGGGCCCTGCTCGGGTTCCTTTTCCTGGCCAACGTGCTCGCCGCCGTCGACCACTGGCTGTTCACCGCCCTGACCCTGCCGCTGGGCCGCGAGCTGGAACTCTGGGACGACCAGGCCGACTGGCTGGAGACCCTCCCCCTCATCGCCGCGGCGCTCTGGGCGCCGACGCTCGGCTACTTCGCCGACCACGTGCGGCGGCCCCGGCTGCTCGCGCTGGGGATCGCCGTCTTCGGCCTGGCGAGCGTCGCCACCGCCCTGGCGACCTCGTTCGAGCCGCTCCAGCGGGCGCGGGCCCTCGTGGGGGTCGGCACGGCGACGTTCGGCGTCGTCGCCCTGACGATCCTGATGGACCTGTTCCCCCGGACCGTCCGGGCCCGGGTGCTGGCGATCTACTTCCTGGCCGGCCCCGTCGGCGCGGCCGCGGCCCTGAACTTCGGCCCGGCCCTGGCGGTCGCCACGACCTGGCACACGGCCTTCCTGATCGCCGGCGCTCCGGCGCTCGTCCTGGCCCTGGCGAGCCTGGCCCTGCCCGACCCCGTCCGGGGCGTGAGCGAGGGGACGCCCGTCCCCAGGCTCCGGCTCCACGAGGCGAGGGGGGCGCGGGGCGAGGACTACGTGGACCTGATGGTCAACTCGTCGTTCACCTACGCCGTCTTCGGGCTGACGTTCACGGGGTTCGCGATCGGCGGCCTGACCGCCTGGCTGCCGACCTTCCTGACGGGGGTCCGGGGCTTCACCGGGCCCCAGGCGACGATCCTGACCGCGACGATCCCCCCGGCCGCCGCGGCCGTCGGCCTGCTGGCGGGGGCCTGGCTGGCCGATCTCTGGGGGCGGACCGACCCCCGCGCCTACTTCCTCGTCCCCGCCCTCGCGGCCTCGCTCGCGCTGCCGCTCTGGCTGGCGACGGCCCTGGGGCCCGCCCGGCCCTGGCAGTTCGGGGTGCTCTTCGCGACGATCGCCCTGCTGTTCGCCAACCTCGGCCCCTGCTACGCGATCGTGGCGGCGGTCGCCGCGCCCAACATGCGGGGCGTGGCCTGCGGCTCGGCCCTGGCCGTCTCGCACCTGCTGGGGGACGTCTGGTCGCCCCGGCTGATGGCCTGGGGGGCCGAGGTCTTCGGCCAGCCCGACGCCATGGCCACCTCGTTCGGCAAGGCGCTCGCCACCCTGGGCGCGACGCCCCGGGTCGTCGGCGGCCGGCCGGCCGAGAACGTCGCCGCCGCGCTTCTGTTCGCCGCGCCGACTCTGGCCGCGGCCGGATTCGTCCTGCTCGCCGGCGCCCGCCACCTGCCCCGGGAGTCGGCCCTGATGCTCGCCAACCTTCGCGCCGCGCCCCCGCCCGCCGGGGCCGCCCGCGTCGCGACGCCCCCGGGGCCCTGA
- a CDS encoding malate dehydrogenase: protein MSTPIRVAITGAGGQIGYALLFRIASGALFGPDRPVALQLLEITPALPSLGGTIMELEDCAFPLLTEVKASDKAEVAFADADWVILVGGLPRKDGMSRADLIRANGPIFTGQGKAINEAAGPNVRVVTVANPCNTNCLIAKSHAPKVPADRWFAMTMLDQNRATAQIAKKAGVPVSSVKKVTIWGNHSDTQYPDYKNAEIAGVPAPKVLREDSWFTETFIPTVAKRGGAVIKARGASSAASAANAAIDTVANLYHPTPTDEWFSTAVVSDGSYGIPSGLIYSFPLQSRGDAAWSIVPNVPIDDDARKRLDASAAELISERDAVKDLLGPAL from the coding sequence ATGTCCACCCCCATCCGCGTCGCGATCACCGGCGCCGGCGGTCAGATCGGATACGCCCTGCTGTTCCGGATCGCGTCGGGCGCCCTCTTCGGCCCCGACCGCCCGGTCGCCCTGCAGCTCCTGGAGATCACGCCGGCCCTGCCCTCGCTGGGCGGCACCATCATGGAGCTGGAGGACTGCGCGTTCCCGCTGCTGACCGAGGTGAAGGCGTCCGACAAGGCCGAGGTCGCCTTCGCCGACGCCGACTGGGTCATCCTCGTCGGCGGCCTGCCGCGCAAGGACGGGATGAGCCGGGCCGACCTGATCCGCGCCAACGGGCCGATCTTCACCGGCCAGGGCAAGGCGATCAACGAGGCCGCCGGCCCCAACGTCCGGGTCGTCACCGTCGCCAACCCCTGCAACACCAACTGCCTGATCGCCAAGTCGCACGCCCCGAAGGTCCCGGCCGACCGCTGGTTCGCCATGACCATGCTCGACCAGAACCGGGCCACCGCCCAGATCGCCAAGAAGGCCGGCGTGCCGGTCTCCTCGGTGAAGAAGGTGACGATCTGGGGCAACCACAGCGACACCCAGTACCCCGACTACAAGAACGCCGAGATCGCCGGCGTGCCGGCCCCCAAGGTCCTCCGCGAGGATTCCTGGTTCACCGAGACGTTCATCCCGACCGTCGCCAAGCGGGGCGGGGCCGTCATCAAGGCCCGCGGCGCCTCCTCGGCCGCGTCGGCCGCCAACGCCGCCATCGACACCGTCGCCAACCTGTACCACCCGACCCCGACCGACGAGTGGTTCAGCACGGCCGTCGTCTCCGACGGCAGCTACGGCATCCCCTCGGGCCTCATCTACAGCTTCCCGCTCCAGTCCCGGGGCGACGCCGCCTGGTCGATCGTCCCCAACGTCCCCATCGACGACGACGCCCGCAAGCGCCTCGACGCCTCGGCGGCCGAGCTGATCTCCGAGCGCGACGCCGTCAAGGACCTCCTCGGCCCCGCCCTCTGA
- a CDS encoding CAP domain-containing protein: MKALSKALAIACALSFLATTDLEAARPPVRRAARPVPQRPAPRVKAAAVTKARGRLTRSAASVATPAIAAPAPTPTVAPAADLAPAIARRILDLTNQQRASAGLAAVAWSDRLAAAAQGDAVDLAARGIVEHVVDGVTPFDRAAAVGYPAAAIGENLFREFPVAPDLALADAVVAAWMDSPDHRANILDAEFTELGVGATLAPSSGDLRDLFAVQLFGRPLP; this comes from the coding sequence ATGAAAGCCCTGTCCAAGGCGCTCGCGATCGCATGCGCCCTGAGTTTCCTGGCCACGACCGACCTGGAGGCGGCGAGGCCACCGGTTCGGAGGGCGGCCCGACCGGTGCCGCAGCGGCCTGCGCCTCGGGTCAAGGCTGCGGCCGTCACGAAGGCTCGGGGTCGGCTCACGCGGTCGGCGGCGAGCGTCGCGACCCCGGCGATCGCCGCGCCGGCACCGACACCGACCGTCGCGCCGGCGGCGGACCTGGCCCCGGCGATCGCGCGGCGGATCCTGGACCTGACGAATCAGCAACGGGCGTCGGCGGGGCTGGCGGCTGTGGCCTGGAGCGATCGGCTGGCGGCCGCGGCGCAGGGGGATGCGGTGGATCTGGCGGCGCGGGGGATCGTCGAGCACGTCGTGGACGGGGTCACGCCGTTCGACCGCGCGGCGGCCGTCGGCTATCCCGCCGCGGCGATCGGCGAGAACCTCTTCCGCGAATTCCCGGTCGCCCCCGACCTGGCGCTGGCCGACGCCGTCGTCGCCGCCTGGATGGACTCGCCGGACCACCGCGCCAACATCCTGGACGCCGAGTTCACCGAGCTGGGCGTCGGCGCGACCCTCGCTCCGTCGTCCGGCGACCTGCGCGACCTCTTCGCGGTGCAGCTCTTCGGCCGTCCCCTGCCCTGA
- a CDS encoding WD40 repeat domain-containing serine/threonine protein kinase, whose product MSVPGEAPDASGGDGDSELARALDDYLRALESGRPVEAELLAAVHPEIAERLLACIRVLDVTGRLPAPLDDSDDVPAGARLGDFVLVRPVGRGGMGVVFEARQVSLRRRVAVKVLPFAAALDPLRLGRFQVEAQAAARLHHTNIVPIFSVGCERGVHYYAMQFIEGRSLADWIRERRGEARDLGLGGTARTDAPPPTEPATDLVSAAAGGPLASSSEPPSDSGPWPRGVAHHRAAAGWCVQAAEALEHAHRQGVVHRDVKPSNLMLDARGVLWVTDFGLARLESDPGLTLTGDLLGTLRYMSPEQSSGDPSRVDERTDVYSLGATLYELLTLRPAREGADRDALLAGLASGEPRRPRAWDRSIPRDLETIVLRALGRDPDQRYQTAGELAADLRRFLDGRPILARRPSPWKRVERWVRRHKPLAAALTLSLLLAAVGSAAVLSLSSRNRDLARIQRRAEYVRDVAQAGQHVRRNNLEEAVDILSRHIPVPGAEDDRDFAWHYLWRTCHVQPRRLEGHKGDVYHVEYAPDGRTLATCGADATIRLWDADSGALLRTFRGHEGDVDCATFAPDGRSLASCGNDGTVRLWNADDETKPSRILGRVDVEVVSVVFSSDGRSLFSGDHAGRLTRWELATGRGTLAPDPLGFRIQGLSISPDGRTIAAACDPPLGMRWYDATSLEATRNDVAHATRCVAFHPSGRWAATGHADGAVRAGDREGEAGARYRIFASMPGGVEGIAFSPDGRRLAACGGRGALNVYDAATGRILDRHTGPTGRYWSVAFPPTGATLAASGVDGAVDLWIPEESSTRREAVAETSMSQDLRPAWTPEALIGGETRADFVRFFRWTFADGRVEDLRKVGRYWMNAVAVSPDGSRAAVSWDTPDARRFCLVALDGRSEPPDQPFPPPGHPPADLRQTIRFEFSPDGSRLVSSYRSLAPIQVTTTVAWDLSDWRTTSIPRGSEAPPRFFPDGRCLALATTGGLTVWDVAGEVASDLCGRKTGWPNALAISFDGTIAAVGCESGEITLAPTRPSSDTPLVIEMGSSIRCLEFDPGGRLLAAVDGDGTTTLLDVASGRPLLALDGPPSPRSELRFSPDGATLSRLAYGHEPPIRLITWSTNPASAHALPALPAGTTGSAPKP is encoded by the coding sequence GTGAGCGTCCCCGGCGAGGCCCCCGACGCGTCCGGGGGCGACGGCGATTCCGAGCTGGCCCGCGCCCTCGACGACTATCTCCGCGCCCTGGAATCGGGACGGCCGGTCGAAGCCGAGCTGCTGGCGGCCGTCCACCCCGAGATCGCCGAACGGCTGTTGGCCTGCATCCGGGTCCTCGACGTGACCGGCCGGCTCCCCGCCCCGCTCGACGACTCAGACGACGTCCCGGCCGGGGCCCGGCTCGGCGACTTCGTCCTGGTCCGCCCCGTCGGCCGCGGCGGCATGGGCGTCGTCTTCGAGGCCCGCCAGGTCAGCCTGAGGCGGCGGGTGGCCGTCAAGGTCTTGCCGTTCGCCGCGGCGCTCGACCCCCTGCGTCTGGGCCGGTTCCAGGTCGAGGCCCAGGCCGCGGCGCGGCTGCACCACACCAACATCGTCCCCATCTTCTCCGTCGGCTGCGAGCGGGGCGTGCACTATTACGCCATGCAGTTCATCGAGGGCCGCTCGCTCGCCGACTGGATCCGCGAGCGCCGCGGCGAGGCCCGCGACCTCGGGCTCGGCGGGACGGCCCGGACCGACGCCCCGCCCCCCACCGAGCCCGCGACGGACTTGGTCTCGGCGGCGGCCGGCGGCCCCCTCGCGTCGAGTTCCGAACCCCCGTCCGACTCGGGCCCCTGGCCGCGAGGCGTCGCCCACCACCGGGCGGCGGCCGGGTGGTGCGTGCAGGCGGCCGAAGCGCTGGAGCACGCGCACCGCCAGGGGGTGGTCCACCGCGACGTCAAGCCGTCGAACCTGATGCTCGACGCCCGCGGCGTCCTCTGGGTCACCGACTTCGGGCTCGCCCGCCTGGAGTCCGACCCCGGCCTGACCCTCACCGGCGACCTGCTGGGCACCCTCCGCTACATGAGCCCCGAGCAGTCGTCGGGCGACCCCTCGCGCGTCGACGAGCGGACCGACGTCTACTCGCTGGGCGCGACCCTCTACGAGCTGCTGACCCTCCGCCCCGCTCGCGAGGGCGCCGACCGCGACGCCCTGCTCGCCGGCCTGGCCTCGGGCGAGCCCCGCCGCCCCCGCGCCTGGGACCGCTCGATCCCCCGCGACCTGGAGACGATCGTCCTCCGCGCCCTGGGCCGCGACCCCGACCAGCGCTACCAGACCGCCGGCGAGCTGGCCGCCGACCTGCGGCGGTTCCTCGACGGCCGCCCGATCCTCGCCCGCCGCCCCAGCCCCTGGAAGCGCGTCGAGCGCTGGGTCCGCCGCCACAAGCCCCTCGCCGCCGCCCTGACCCTGTCCCTGCTGCTGGCCGCCGTCGGCTCCGCCGCGGTCCTCAGCCTCTCCTCCCGCAATCGCGACCTGGCCCGCATCCAGCGCCGGGCCGAGTACGTCCGCGACGTCGCCCAGGCCGGCCAGCACGTCCGCCGCAACAATCTTGAAGAGGCCGTCGACATCCTCTCCCGCCACATCCCCGTCCCCGGCGCCGAGGACGACCGCGACTTCGCCTGGCACTATCTCTGGCGTACCTGCCACGTCCAGCCCCGACGCCTCGAAGGCCACAAGGGCGACGTCTACCACGTCGAATACGCCCCCGACGGCCGCACCCTCGCCACCTGCGGAGCCGACGCCACCATCCGCCTGTGGGACGCCGATTCCGGCGCCCTCCTCCGCACCTTCCGCGGCCACGAGGGCGACGTCGACTGCGCCACCTTCGCCCCGGACGGACGCTCCCTCGCCAGCTGCGGCAATGACGGCACCGTCCGCCTCTGGAACGCCGACGACGAGACGAAGCCCTCCCGAATCCTCGGCCGGGTCGACGTCGAGGTCGTCTCGGTCGTCTTCTCGTCCGATGGCCGTTCGCTTTTCTCGGGCGATCACGCGGGCCGGCTGACGCGCTGGGAGCTCGCGACGGGCCGCGGGACCCTCGCCCCTGATCCGCTTGGATTTCGCATCCAGGGCCTGTCCATCTCCCCGGACGGACGAACGATCGCCGCGGCCTGCGATCCACCGCTGGGGATGCGCTGGTACGACGCGACCTCGCTGGAGGCGACCCGGAACGACGTCGCCCACGCCACCCGATGCGTCGCCTTCCATCCCTCGGGTCGCTGGGCGGCCACGGGGCACGCCGACGGCGCGGTGCGGGCCGGAGACCGCGAGGGCGAGGCCGGGGCGCGATATCGCATCTTCGCGAGCATGCCGGGCGGCGTCGAAGGCATCGCCTTCTCGCCCGACGGGCGACGGCTGGCCGCCTGTGGAGGCCGCGGCGCCCTGAACGTGTACGACGCCGCGACGGGGAGGATCCTCGACCGCCACACCGGCCCGACCGGTCGATACTGGTCCGTCGCATTCCCGCCGACCGGTGCGACCCTCGCGGCGAGCGGCGTGGACGGCGCCGTCGACCTCTGGATCCCGGAGGAGTCATCGACTCGCCGAGAGGCCGTCGCCGAAACCTCGATGAGCCAGGATCTCCGCCCGGCCTGGACCCCGGAGGCGCTGATCGGCGGCGAGACGAGGGCTGACTTCGTCCGGTTCTTCCGCTGGACGTTCGCCGACGGCCGCGTCGAGGACCTGCGCAAGGTGGGCCGATACTGGATGAATGCGGTCGCCGTCTCGCCCGACGGCTCCAGGGCGGCCGTCTCGTGGGACACCCCGGACGCTCGCCGATTCTGCCTCGTCGCCCTCGACGGTCGGTCCGAACCCCCGGACCAGCCCTTCCCACCGCCCGGCCACCCGCCGGCCGATCTCCGGCAGACCATCCGGTTCGAATTCTCACCGGACGGCTCCCGCCTCGTATCCAGCTATCGATCGCTCGCCCCGATCCAGGTCACGACGACGGTCGCGTGGGACCTATCCGACTGGCGAACTACTTCGATACCGCGGGGCTCGGAGGCCCCGCCGCGCTTCTTCCCGGACGGCCGGTGTCTGGCCCTGGCGACCACCGGGGGGCTCACCGTCTGGGACGTGGCGGGCGAGGTCGCCTCGGATCTCTGCGGCCGGAAGACCGGGTGGCCGAACGCGCTCGCGATCAGCTTCGACGGGACAATCGCGGCCGTGGGCTGCGAGTCCGGCGAGATCACCCTCGCGCCGACCCGACCCTCGTCCGACACCCCCCTCGTCATCGAGATGGGCTCGTCAATTCGATGTCTCGAATTCGACCCCGGCGGCCGACTCCTCGCCGCCGTCGACGGCGACGGGACGACGACCCTCCTCGACGTCGCGAGCGGCCGGCCCCTGCTCGCCCTCGACGGCCCCCCCTCCCCCCGGTCCGAACTCCGATTCTCCCCCGACGGCGCGACCCTCTCGCGCCTCGCCTACGGCCACGAACCGCCGATCCGCCTCATCACCTGGTCGACCAACCCGGCTTCCGCTCATGCCTTGCCTGCCCTGCCGGCCGGAACGACGGGATCCGCCCCGAAGCCGTGA
- a CDS encoding sigma-70 family RNA polymerase sigma factor: protein MIERARRGDADALGELLDRHRDRLRSAVGGLVGPSLRARIDPSDVVQEAFLRAGRDIASFEGGGEREFLAWLRRILANCLADQVKHHRRRARSCDRQESLDAMIRRPRGPAPRALMARGPSPSEGAARRERALLLAEAVERLPHDYREVYRLRTLHHLPFEDVAPRMGRSPGAVRMLWARALERLNAELEGRA, encoded by the coding sequence ATGATCGAGCGGGCGAGGCGGGGCGACGCCGACGCGCTGGGGGAGCTGCTGGACCGCCATCGCGACCGCCTGCGCTCGGCGGTCGGCGGGCTGGTGGGGCCGTCGCTGCGGGCCCGGATCGACCCCTCGGACGTCGTCCAGGAGGCCTTCCTGCGCGCCGGCCGCGACATCGCGAGCTTCGAAGGGGGCGGCGAGCGCGAGTTCCTGGCCTGGCTCCGCCGCATCCTGGCGAACTGCCTGGCCGACCAGGTCAAGCACCACCGCCGCCGGGCGCGGAGCTGCGACCGCCAGGAATCGCTCGACGCCATGATCCGCCGGCCGCGGGGGCCGGCCCCGCGGGCCCTGATGGCGCGCGGGCCCTCGCCCAGCGAGGGGGCGGCGCGGCGCGAGCGGGCGCTGCTGCTGGCCGAGGCCGTCGAGCGGCTGCCCCACGACTACCGCGAGGTCTACCGCCTGCGCACGCTCCACCACCTGCCGTTCGAGGACGTCGCACCCCGCATGGGCCGGTCGCCGGGGGCCGTCCGGATGCTCTGGGCGCGGGCCCTGGAGCGGCTCAACGCCGAGCTGGAGGGCCGCGCGTGA